CTTGGTCCAGAGGCCTTGCCCACAGGTAGCCGATTTCCACTGTGTTTGAACATTTTTCACGCTTGGTAGTGCTTGATGCTATACTAGTGGAGAAATAATTAGTTAGTGTATCCGGGATTGCTTGTAGTAagatttttgtcattttttgttGCTCTATAATGGATCACTGAACGTATAAACCATTAGGTTTTCTGCCATACCTTAGCCTTAAGTTGACTGAAAACTGGTTGAGCTCATTATTAAAAGATGTTTGGTATGTGATGTTATTGTAACCAGGGCAAAGCTGGACAGCAATGGCGCACTGCTGAGCTTTACTGAGAAACTAGAAGCAGCTTGCATGGGCACGGTGGAGTCTGGAAAAATGACCAAGGATCTAGCTCTTCTGATCCACGGACCCAAGTAAGACCATAACGACAGAGAGAGTAGTGGTAGATGGATCTagtaaaagttataaaaagaTCTGATAGAtaagtttttgtgtgtgtgtgtgtgtgtgtctacATTGTAAAATTGAACAGG
This window of the Camelina sativa cultivar DH55 unplaced genomic scaffold, Cs unpScaffold02263, whole genome shotgun sequence genome carries:
- the LOC104774286 gene encoding peroxisomal isocitrate dehydrogenase [NADP]-like, with product SRGLAHRAKLDSNGALLSFTEKLEAACMGTVESGKMTKDLALLIHGPKVRRDQYVNTEEFIDAVAWELRRRLLGNSRL